The following coding sequences are from one Panicum hallii strain FIL2 chromosome 5, PHallii_v3.1, whole genome shotgun sequence window:
- the LOC112892607 gene encoding uncharacterized protein LOC112892607, with translation MIKSEQAVEFFLDIIHRFGVPNSIITDNGMQFTGKEILKFCDDYLIRVDWATMGHPRTNGHVERVNGMVSQGLKPRIFNRLKKFAGRWVAELPAVLWCLRTSPSRATSFTPFFMVYGSEAVLPTNLDYRAPRVRAYNEQGAEVSLEDAMDQLDEACDVTLLRSAKYQQTLRRYHGRRVWGRAFNIGDLVLRLV, from the coding sequence ATGATCAAGTCTGAGCAGGCTGTGGAATTTTTCCTTGACATCATCCACCGCTTTGGAGTAccgaactccatcatcacggacaaTGGAATGCAGTTTACGGGAAAGGAAATTCTCAAGTTCTGCGATGACTACCTTATCCGAGTCGATTGGGCTACCATGGGGCACCCCCGCACGAATGGGCATGTCGAACGCGTGAATGGCATGGTCTCACAGGGGCTCAAGCCTAGAATCTTCAACCGACTGAAGAAATTCGCCGGGCGGTGGGTTGCCGAGCTCCCTGCGGTCCTATGGTGCCTCAGGACATCCCCCAGTCGGGCAACCAGTTTCACCCCTTTCTTCATGGTCTACGGTTCCGAGGCGGTGCTCCCGACTAACCTAGACTACAGAGCACCTAGGGTCAGGGCGTACAATGAACAAGGAGCAGAGGTGTCCCTCGAGGATGCAATGGACCAGCTCGACGAGGCATGCGATGTCACGCTACTTCGATCGGCCAAGTACCAGCAGACACTACGACGGTACCACGGCCGCCGAGTGTGGGGTCGGGCATTCAACATTGGCGACTTGGTGCTACGGCTCGTCTAG
- the LOC112892608 gene encoding uncharacterized protein LOC112892608, whose protein sequence is MARTSQTARKSTRGLPHPIQHPQEVPDQEEPKQPEDFPKFVEVDDDEDGYYGYYGGGWVDTNTEEKSMELPEDHPDAAGDSDEDAAGGDESDGDFDGDIDTKEKPMELPEDHPDAAGDSDEDLKCLENDDNPGAARGDDAEDGDDDPAAPDGGDEDLDDDLEPSRDPGGKRKLRKMLREKAILEAQLRGDQELPSEYDSDESIDYLPESPPRKRVHYGEPGYYTRYR, encoded by the exons ATGGCTAGAACCAGTCAGACCGCccgcaagagcacccgtggactgCCTCATCCTATCCAACATCCTCAGGAGGTGCCCGATCAGGAGGAGCCCAAACAGCCAGAAGACTTCCCCAAGTTTGTGGAGGTCGATGACGATGAAGACGGCTACTACGGCTACTACGGaggaggctgggtggacactAACACTGAGGAGAAATCCATGGAGCTGCCTGAGGACCACCCAGATGCTGCAGGCGACAGCGATGAGGATGCTGCAGGAGGAGACG AGTCTGATGGGGATTTTGATGGGGACATTGACACTAAGGAGAAACCCATGGAGCTGCCTGAGGACCACCCAGACGCTGCAGGCGACAGCGATGAGGACCTCAAATGTTTGGAAAATGACGACAATCCAGGTGCCGCAAGAGGAGATGATGCagaagatggtgatgatgacccaGCTGCACCCGATGGTGGTGATGAGGACCTAGATGATGATCTAGAGCCA agcagagatccaggaggcaAGAGGAAGCTGAGAAAGATGCTCAGAGAGAAGGCGATTCTAGAAGCTCAGCTGAGGGGAGATCAGGAGTTACCCTCGGAGTACGACAGCGACGAGTCCATCGACTAcctgccagagtcacctccCCGCAAGCGCGtccactacggagagcccggctactaCACCCGCTACCGTTAG